From one Azospirillum ramasamyi genomic stretch:
- a CDS encoding urease subunit beta, whose protein sequence is MKPGEIFPAAGEIVLNDGRATVELDVANAGDRPIQVGSHFHFYETNGALAFDREKARGFRLDIPAGTAVRFEPGQTRRVTLVAYGGDRVVIGFNRKVNGAL, encoded by the coding sequence ATGAAGCCCGGTGAAATCTTCCCGGCGGCCGGCGAGATCGTGCTGAACGACGGCCGCGCCACCGTCGAACTCGACGTCGCCAATGCCGGCGACCGGCCGATCCAGGTCGGCTCGCACTTCCATTTCTACGAGACCAACGGCGCGCTGGCCTTCGACCGCGAGAAGGCGCGCGGCTTCCGGCTCGACATTCCGGCCGGGACGGCGGTGCGCTTCGAACCCGGCCAGACCCGCCGCGTGACGCTGGTCGCCTATGGCGGCGACCGGGTGGTGATCGGTTTCAACCGCAAGGTCAACGGCGCCCTCTGA
- a CDS encoding alpha/beta hydrolase produces MRHAMIGLGMALYAMACSPALAAGEVVGVEHWVENADTRIYVWEKFTDKPTGKKIVVLAHGSATAGKESFDLQVPGKPSYSLMDRLAREGFDVFALDTRGFGRSTRPDKHMTTGQAKEDLKAAIDHILKLRGASKVSLVAWSWGTQYGGMYVMDNPGTVDKYVTYAQMHVDSPDVARRRARIDAFRENAYITIPEPGWKPRFTSMTPAEVNESDVVSTFATIAAKVETKSPTGPQLDLATALPMVNPRLIPVPTMVIHGQYDDVADTDGLLPFFASLPNPQKKYVVIPNAGHMMHLQKGHQLFQHEVVGFLKDPAS; encoded by the coding sequence ATGAGACATGCGATGATCGGGCTTGGCATGGCCCTGTACGCGATGGCCTGTTCGCCCGCTCTGGCTGCCGGCGAGGTGGTCGGGGTCGAGCATTGGGTCGAGAACGCCGACACCCGGATCTATGTCTGGGAGAAATTCACGGACAAGCCGACCGGCAAGAAGATCGTGGTTCTGGCGCACGGCTCCGCTACCGCCGGCAAGGAAAGCTTCGACCTGCAGGTTCCGGGCAAGCCCTCCTACAGCCTGATGGACCGGCTGGCGCGGGAAGGGTTCGACGTCTTCGCGCTCGACACCCGCGGTTTCGGGCGTTCGACCCGCCCGGACAAGCACATGACCACCGGGCAGGCGAAGGAGGACCTGAAGGCCGCCATCGATCATATCCTGAAGCTGCGCGGCGCCTCCAAGGTCAGCCTGGTCGCGTGGTCCTGGGGAACGCAGTATGGCGGGATGTATGTGATGGACAATCCCGGCACCGTCGATAAATACGTCACCTACGCCCAGATGCACGTGGACAGCCCCGACGTCGCCCGGCGCCGCGCCCGTATCGACGCCTTCCGGGAGAACGCGTACATCACCATCCCCGAGCCCGGCTGGAAGCCGCGCTTCACCTCGATGACGCCGGCCGAAGTGAACGAGTCTGACGTGGTCTCCACCTTCGCCACGATCGCCGCGAAGGTGGAGACCAAGAGCCCCACCGGGCCGCAGCTCGACCTCGCCACGGCGCTGCCGATGGTCAACCCGCGCCTGATCCCCGTGCCGACGATGGTCATCCACGGCCAGTACGACGACGTGGCGGACACCGACGGCCTGCTGCCCTTCTTCGCGAGTCTGCCGAACCCGCAGAAGAAGTATGTCGTCATCCCGAACGCCGGTCACATGATGCACCTGCAGAAGGGCCACCAGCTGTTCCAGCACGAGGTCGTCGGCTTCCTCAAGGATCCGGCTTCCTAA
- a CDS encoding type 1 glutamine amidotransferase domain-containing protein, translating into MAKKLDGKTVAVLATDGFEQVELTEPVKALRDAGATVHVVAPKAGQIQGWNHHDRGDMVDVDVTLDQADAARYDALLLPGGVINPDALRLEPKAIEFIKGFVTSGRPIAAICHGPWTLIDAGGVRGKRMTSWPSLQTDLRNAGATWVDEQVVTDHGLVTSRKPDDIPAFCGKMIEEFCEGRHTGRRHAAE; encoded by the coding sequence ATGGCTAAGAAACTCGACGGGAAGACCGTCGCCGTCCTCGCCACCGACGGCTTCGAACAGGTGGAACTGACCGAACCGGTGAAGGCGCTGCGCGACGCCGGCGCCACGGTTCATGTGGTCGCGCCCAAGGCCGGGCAGATCCAGGGCTGGAATCACCATGACCGCGGCGACATGGTCGACGTGGACGTGACGCTCGATCAGGCCGATGCCGCCCGCTACGACGCGCTGCTTTTGCCCGGCGGCGTGATCAACCCCGATGCGCTGCGGTTGGAGCCCAAGGCGATCGAGTTCATCAAGGGCTTCGTCACGTCCGGCCGGCCCATCGCGGCGATCTGCCACGGCCCCTGGACGCTGATCGATGCCGGCGGCGTGCGCGGCAAGCGCATGACCAGCTGGCCGTCGCTGCAGACGGATCTGCGCAATGCGGGAGCGACCTGGGTCGACGAGCAGGTGGTGACCGACCACGGTCTGGTCACCTCGCGCAAGCCCGACGACATTCCGGCCTTCTGCGGCAAGATGATCGAGGAGTTCTGCGAAGGCCGCCACACCGGCCGTCGCCACGCGGCGGAGTAG
- a CDS encoding MarR family winged helix-turn-helix transcriptional regulator, with protein sequence MGTTPPAARVQGLASLVEQTARTVHDLCWTADMQAAQWSALRYFGNAGERTRNVVGLAKYQGTNPGTASRTIAALTRRGLLVVAVSPDDKRARIVSLTDAGRALLAQDPLQTVERAIAAMSPEAQADLGTGLRDLLGRLLTAGTDGSEPKGDGI encoded by the coding sequence GTGGGCACCACGCCTCCCGCCGCGCGGGTCCAGGGGCTGGCCAGCCTTGTCGAACAGACGGCGCGCACCGTCCACGACCTGTGCTGGACCGCGGACATGCAGGCGGCCCAGTGGTCGGCCCTACGCTATTTCGGCAACGCCGGGGAACGTACGCGCAATGTCGTGGGCCTTGCGAAGTACCAGGGAACCAATCCCGGCACGGCATCCCGCACCATCGCCGCGCTTACGCGGCGGGGGTTGCTCGTGGTGGCGGTCTCGCCGGACGACAAGCGGGCACGGATCGTATCGCTGACCGACGCCGGACGGGCCTTGCTGGCGCAGGATCCGCTTCAGACGGTGGAAAGGGCCATCGCCGCCATGTCTCCGGAGGCGCAGGCTGACCTTGGGACGGGCCTGCGGGACCTGCTCGGGCGGTTGCTGACGGCCGGAACCGACGGGTCAGAACCCAAAGGCGATGGCATCTAG
- a CDS encoding LuxR C-terminal-related transcriptional regulator: MKTWTVMLVDHDRLFSAALATLIGGGPFRVTAHAASADDALDLIADGDQPDLIVLALQDGMPEEIAGIRRLREGTSARIVVLADTIADRSLSQSLKAGADAYLNKSMSSESLLRSLRLVMLGEVVYPTHVAGLLMAAANERPQHTPTPITMPPSGDLSKREVQILRCLLAGQSNKAIARNLHITESTVKMHFKNVMRKINAQNRTQAAVWAIQNGLSPLVTA, translated from the coding sequence ATGAAGACTTGGACTGTGATGCTGGTCGACCACGACCGGCTTTTCTCTGCGGCTTTGGCGACGCTGATCGGCGGCGGCCCCTTCCGGGTCACCGCCCATGCGGCCAGTGCCGACGACGCGCTCGACCTCATCGCCGACGGCGACCAGCCCGATCTGATCGTACTGGCGCTGCAGGATGGCATGCCCGAGGAGATCGCCGGCATCCGCCGCCTGCGCGAAGGCACCTCGGCGCGGATCGTCGTGCTGGCCGACACCATCGCCGACCGCAGCCTGTCGCAGTCGCTCAAGGCGGGTGCCGACGCCTATCTGAACAAGAGCATGTCGAGCGAGAGCCTGCTGCGCTCCCTTCGGCTGGTGATGCTGGGCGAGGTGGTCTATCCCACCCATGTCGCCGGCCTGCTGATGGCCGCGGCGAACGAACGTCCGCAGCACACCCCGACGCCCATCACCATGCCGCCCAGCGGCGACCTGTCGAAACGCGAGGTGCAGATCCTGCGCTGCCTTCTGGCCGGCCAGTCGAACAAGGCCATCGCGCGCAACCTGCACATCACGGAATCCACCGTGAAGATGCATTTCAAGAACGTGATGCGGAAGATCAACGCGCAGAACCGCACCCAGGCCGCGGTGTGGGCGATCCAGAACGGGTTGTCGCCGTTGGTGACGGCCTAG
- a CDS encoding urease subunit gamma, translated as MNLTGREKDKLLVAMAAMVARRRLERGVKLNHPEAVALITDYVVEGARDGRTVAELMRDGATVLTRDQVMEGIPEMIHDIQVEATFPDGTKLVTVHQPIR; from the coding sequence ATGAACCTGACAGGGCGCGAGAAGGACAAGCTGCTGGTCGCGATGGCGGCGATGGTGGCGCGGCGGCGGCTGGAGCGCGGCGTCAAGCTGAACCACCCGGAGGCGGTCGCCCTCATCACCGACTACGTGGTGGAGGGTGCGCGCGACGGCCGCACGGTGGCCGAGCTGATGCGCGACGGCGCCACCGTGCTGACCCGCGATCAGGTGATGGAGGGCATCCCCGAGATGATCCACGACATCCAGGTCGAGGCGACCTTCCCCGACGGCACCAAGCTCGTCACCGTCCATCAGCCGATCCGTTGA
- the dcd gene encoding dCTP deaminase, whose product MGIMPDSWIREMAETKGMIEPFVETQKREGVISYGVSSYGYDARVADEFKIFTNVDNAIVDPKRFDDSSFVDRKTDVCIIPPNSFALARTVEYFRIPRDVLVICLGKSTYARCGLIVNVTPLEPEWEGHVTLEISNTTPLPAKVYANEGLCQFLFLKGDSVCEVSYADKSGKYMGQKGVTLPRL is encoded by the coding sequence ATGGGCATCATGCCGGACAGCTGGATCCGCGAGATGGCCGAGACCAAGGGCATGATCGAGCCCTTCGTCGAGACCCAGAAGCGCGAAGGCGTGATCTCCTACGGCGTATCGTCCTACGGCTACGACGCCCGGGTCGCCGACGAGTTCAAGATCTTCACCAATGTCGACAACGCCATCGTCGACCCGAAGCGCTTCGACGATTCGAGTTTCGTCGACCGCAAGACCGACGTCTGCATCATCCCGCCCAACAGCTTCGCGCTGGCCCGCACGGTGGAGTATTTCCGCATTCCGCGCGACGTCCTGGTCATCTGCCTGGGCAAGAGCACCTATGCCCGCTGCGGCCTGATCGTGAACGTCACCCCGCTGGAGCCGGAGTGGGAAGGCCACGTCACGCTGGAGATCTCCAACACCACCCCGCTGCCCGCCAAGGTCTATGCGAACGAGGGGCTGTGCCAGTTCCTGTTCCTGAAGGGCGACAGCGTGTGCGAGGTGTCCTACGCCGACAAGTCGGGCAAATACATGGGGCAGAAGGGCGTCACGCTGCCCCGGCTCTGA
- the ureC gene encoding urease subunit alpha encodes MAHRIDRAEYAALYGPTTGDRVRLADTDLIVEVERDHTVYGEEVKFGGGKVIRDGMGQSQRSRHQGAVDTVITNALIIDHWGIVKADIGITGGRIAAIGKAGNPDVQPGVDIIVGPGTEVIAGEGKIVTAGGIDAHIHFICPQQVDEALNSGVTTMLGGGTGPAAGTAATTCTPGPWHMERMLQAAEGLPINLGFFGKGNTSRPDALLEQIAAGACGLKLHEDWGTTPDAIDTCLTVADQLDVQVAIHTDTLNESGFVEDTIAAFKGRTIHTFHTEGAGGGHAPDIIRVAGLNNVLPSSTNPTRPFTINTVDEHLDMLMVCHHLSARIPEDVAFAESRIRRETIAAEDILHDLGVFSMISSDSQAMGRLGEVVIRTWQTAHKMKLQRGRLPQETGDNDNFRVKRYIAKYTINPALSHGIGHVVGSVEVGKLADLVVWSPAFFGVKPDMVIKCGTIAAALMGDPNASIPTPQPVHYRPMFGAFGRAIQASSVTFVSAKAMELEVGRQLGLHRELIAVQGTRTVGKKDMIHNDATPHIEVDPETYEVRADGQLLTCEPAEVLPMAQRYFLF; translated from the coding sequence ATGGCGCACCGCATCGACCGGGCCGAATATGCGGCCCTCTACGGTCCGACCACCGGCGACCGCGTCCGGCTGGCCGACACCGACCTGATCGTGGAGGTCGAACGCGACCACACCGTCTATGGCGAGGAGGTGAAGTTCGGCGGCGGAAAGGTGATCCGCGACGGCATGGGCCAGAGCCAGCGCTCGCGCCACCAGGGGGCGGTCGACACCGTCATCACCAACGCGCTGATCATCGACCACTGGGGCATCGTCAAGGCCGACATCGGCATCACCGGCGGGCGCATCGCCGCCATCGGCAAGGCCGGCAATCCCGACGTCCAGCCCGGCGTCGACATCATCGTAGGGCCGGGCACCGAGGTGATCGCGGGCGAGGGCAAGATCGTCACCGCCGGCGGCATCGACGCCCACATCCACTTCATCTGCCCGCAGCAGGTGGACGAGGCGCTGAACAGCGGCGTCACCACCATGCTGGGCGGCGGCACCGGCCCGGCCGCCGGCACCGCGGCCACCACCTGCACGCCGGGGCCGTGGCATATGGAGCGGATGCTCCAGGCCGCCGAAGGGCTGCCGATCAACCTGGGCTTCTTCGGCAAGGGCAACACCAGCCGCCCCGACGCGCTGCTGGAGCAGATCGCCGCCGGCGCCTGCGGCCTGAAGCTGCACGAGGATTGGGGCACCACGCCGGATGCCATCGACACCTGCCTGACCGTCGCCGACCAGTTGGACGTCCAGGTGGCGATCCACACCGACACGCTGAACGAATCCGGCTTCGTCGAGGACACCATCGCGGCGTTCAAGGGCCGCACCATCCACACCTTCCACACCGAAGGCGCGGGCGGCGGCCATGCCCCGGACATCATCCGGGTGGCGGGGCTCAACAACGTGCTGCCCAGCTCGACCAACCCGACGCGGCCCTTCACCATCAACACGGTGGACGAGCATCTCGACATGCTGATGGTGTGCCACCACCTCAGCGCCCGCATTCCCGAAGACGTCGCCTTCGCCGAAAGCCGCATCCGGCGCGAGACCATCGCGGCGGAGGACATCCTGCACGACCTGGGCGTCTTCTCCATGATCTCGTCGGACAGCCAGGCGATGGGCCGGCTGGGCGAGGTGGTGATCCGCACCTGGCAGACCGCCCACAAGATGAAGCTCCAGCGCGGGCGGCTGCCGCAGGAGACCGGCGACAACGACAATTTCCGGGTCAAGCGCTACATCGCCAAATACACCATCAACCCGGCGCTGTCGCACGGCATCGGCCATGTCGTCGGCTCGGTCGAGGTCGGCAAGCTGGCCGATCTGGTGGTGTGGTCGCCGGCCTTCTTCGGGGTCAAGCCGGACATGGTGATCAAGTGCGGCACCATCGCCGCGGCGCTGATGGGCGATCCCAACGCCTCGATCCCGACGCCGCAGCCGGTGCATTACCGCCCGATGTTCGGCGCCTTCGGCCGGGCGATACAGGCCAGCAGCGTCACCTTCGTCAGCGCCAAGGCGATGGAGTTGGAGGTCGGCCGCCAGCTTGGCCTGCACCGCGAGCTGATCGCCGTCCAGGGCACCCGCACCGTCGGCAAGAAGGACATGATCCACAACGACGCCACCCCGCACATCGAAGTGGACCCGGAAACCTACGAGGTCCGGGCGGACGGGCAGTTGCTGACCTGCGAGCCGGCCGAGGTCCTGCCGATGGCGCAGCGGTATTTCCTGTTCTGA
- the murA gene encoding UDP-N-acetylglucosamine 1-carboxyvinyltransferase, producing MDKIRIRGGRPLNGSITVGGAKNAALPLMTASLLTDETLTLTNLPILADINTLCNLLLQHGVAIHMAGAGGDCAGRAVDFTARDVTNTTAPYDLVRKMRASVLVLGPLLARCGEAKVSLPGGCAIGARPVDLHIKGLEAMGADIRIEAGYIVAKASAGGLRGAEYVFPKVSVGATENLLMAATLAKGTTILVNAAREPEVTDLAECLVKMGAKITGIGTDRLVIEGVDRLHGARHMVVADRIETGTYAMAAAITGGRLDIMNTRLDLIKAAVKALAPAGVAFEEIENGIRVSRANGELHGVDVMTEPFPGFPTDLQAQMMALMCTAKGAAMITETIFENRFMHAPELTRMGARITVHGSSALVRGVERLTGAPVMATDLRASVSLVLAGLAAEGETTVNRVYHLDRGYERVEEKLAACGAEIERIHGGDE from the coding sequence ATGGACAAGATCCGCATCCGCGGCGGCCGCCCGCTGAACGGCTCCATCACCGTTGGTGGAGCCAAGAACGCCGCCCTGCCGCTGATGACGGCGTCGCTGCTCACCGACGAGACGCTGACGCTGACCAACCTGCCGATCCTGGCCGACATCAACACGCTGTGCAATCTGCTGCTGCAGCACGGCGTGGCGATCCACATGGCCGGCGCCGGCGGCGATTGCGCCGGCCGTGCCGTGGACTTCACCGCGCGCGACGTCACCAACACCACCGCCCCCTACGATCTGGTCCGCAAGATGCGCGCCAGCGTGCTGGTGCTGGGTCCGCTGCTGGCCCGCTGCGGCGAGGCCAAGGTGTCGCTGCCCGGCGGCTGCGCCATCGGCGCCCGTCCGGTCGACCTGCACATCAAGGGTCTGGAGGCGATGGGCGCCGACATCCGGATCGAGGCGGGCTACATCGTCGCCAAGGCCTCGGCCGGCGGTCTGCGCGGTGCGGAATACGTCTTCCCCAAGGTGTCGGTGGGCGCGACCGAGAACCTGCTGATGGCCGCCACGCTGGCCAAGGGCACCACCATCCTGGTCAACGCCGCGCGCGAGCCGGAAGTGACCGACCTCGCCGAATGCCTGGTCAAGATGGGGGCGAAGATCACCGGCATCGGCACGGACCGGCTGGTGATCGAGGGTGTGGACCGGCTGCACGGCGCCCGCCACATGGTGGTGGCCGACCGCATCGAGACCGGCACCTACGCCATGGCCGCGGCGATCACCGGGGGCCGTCTTGACATCATGAACACCCGTCTCGATCTGATCAAGGCGGCGGTCAAGGCGCTGGCTCCGGCCGGCGTCGCCTTCGAGGAGATCGAGAACGGGATCCGCGTTTCGCGCGCCAACGGCGAACTGCACGGCGTCGATGTGATGACCGAGCCGTTCCCCGGCTTCCCCACCGACCTTCAGGCCCAGATGATGGCCCTGATGTGCACGGCCAAGGGCGCGGCGATGATCACGGAAACGATCTTCGAGAACCGTTTCATGCACGCGCCGGAGCTGACGCGCATGGGCGCGCGGATCACGGTCCACGGCTCGTCGGCCCTGGTGCGCGGTGTGGAGAGGCTGACCGGTGCGCCCGTGATGGCGACGGACCTGCGCGCTTCGGTGTCGCTGGTGCTCGCCGGGCTGGCGGCGGAGGGGGAGACGACGGTCAACCGCGTCTATCACCTCGACCGCGGCTATGAGCGGGTGGAGGAGAAGCTGGCCGCCTGCGGTGCGGAGATCGAACGCATCCACGGCGGCGACGAGTAA
- a CDS encoding urease accessory protein UreD, whose translation MAVADRQEDSAREEKKVAVHGAATVRFEHRHGETRLATLYHHDPLRVLMPASRRGDLPIAVLATTSGGMVGGDRMDIALSVGAGAKALVTTQAAEKVYRSTGADCRIDTMLSVEDGAWLEWMPQEAIVFEASRLRRLTRIDLSGDGRAIAGEMLVFGRAAFGETVTRGLIRDAWEVARDGRLIWADALHLDDDIAEALAHPAGFGGAAACATLLHAAPDAARRLDAIRALTEPLEGARIGATALDGLLVVRILGGDARAVRRAYAALWSGLRAEAAGLPTRLPRLWEV comes from the coding sequence GTGGCGGTGGCCGACAGGCAGGAAGACTCCGCGCGCGAGGAAAAGAAGGTCGCCGTCCATGGCGCTGCGACCGTCCGGTTCGAACATCGCCACGGCGAGACCCGGCTGGCGACGCTCTATCATCATGACCCGTTGCGGGTTCTGATGCCGGCGTCGCGCCGTGGCGATCTTCCCATCGCGGTGCTCGCCACCACCTCCGGCGGCATGGTCGGCGGCGACCGCATGGACATCGCCCTGTCGGTCGGGGCGGGGGCGAAGGCCCTGGTCACCACCCAGGCGGCCGAGAAGGTCTATCGTTCCACCGGTGCCGACTGCCGCATCGACACCATGCTGTCGGTCGAGGACGGCGCGTGGCTGGAGTGGATGCCGCAGGAAGCCATCGTCTTCGAAGCTTCGCGCCTGCGCCGCCTGACCCGGATCGACCTGTCGGGCGACGGCCGCGCCATCGCCGGCGAGATGCTGGTCTTCGGCCGCGCCGCCTTCGGCGAGACGGTGACCCGCGGCCTGATCCGCGACGCCTGGGAGGTCGCGCGCGACGGCCGCCTGATATGGGCCGACGCCCTGCATCTGGACGACGACATCGCCGAAGCGCTGGCCCACCCCGCCGGCTTCGGCGGAGCCGCGGCCTGCGCCACCCTGCTTCACGCCGCCCCCGACGCCGCCCGCCGCCTCGATGCGATTCGGGCCTTGACGGAGCCTTTGGAGGGCGCCCGCATCGGCGCCACGGCGCTGGACGGCCTGCTGGTCGTCCGCATCCTCGGCGGCGACGCCCGCGCGGTGCGGCGCGCCTATGCCGCCCTGTGGTCCGGCCTGCGCGCCGAGGCCGCCGGGCTGCCCACCCGCCTGCCGCGGCTGTGGGAGGTCTGA
- a CDS encoding LuxR C-terminal-related transcriptional regulator codes for MVDEQPMVRHGFALSIGEIYPGTRVMEAGSLDEALDIGRKTPELVLVLYDPGPQRLDDADVAAGAGDGLRRLKETLVAVPVLILTNSDEVADIVESVRMGARGYVLKTSPPEVLEHAISLALSGDVFLPLPRAVLNGALSEGPRGNDDILDRLTDRQRDVFELLLAGHSNKEIARGLGVLEGTVKVHVRAIMQKLGVRNRTQVAVVAARNGCFSGEG; via the coding sequence GTGGTCGACGAGCAGCCGATGGTTCGCCACGGCTTCGCCCTGTCCATCGGTGAAATCTACCCCGGAACGCGCGTGATGGAGGCCGGGTCGTTGGATGAAGCGCTGGATATCGGCCGCAAGACTCCCGAACTGGTGCTGGTCCTGTATGACCCCGGCCCGCAGCGCCTGGACGATGCGGATGTCGCCGCCGGCGCCGGCGACGGACTGCGCCGGCTGAAGGAAACGTTGGTCGCGGTGCCCGTCCTGATCCTGACCAACTCCGACGAGGTGGCGGACATCGTTGAGAGCGTTCGAATGGGCGCCCGCGGCTATGTGCTGAAGACCAGTCCGCCGGAGGTGCTGGAGCATGCCATTTCGCTGGCGCTCAGCGGCGACGTCTTCCTGCCGCTGCCGCGTGCCGTCCTGAACGGAGCGCTGAGCGAGGGGCCGCGCGGCAACGACGACATCCTCGACCGGCTGACCGACCGCCAGCGCGACGTGTTCGAACTGCTGCTGGCCGGCCATTCCAACAAGGAGATCGCCCGCGGCCTTGGCGTGCTGGAAGGCACGGTGAAGGTGCATGTCCGCGCCATCATGCAGAAGCTGGGCGTGCGCAACCGCACCCAGGTGGCGGTGGTCGCCGCCCGCAACGGCTGCTTCTCCGGCGAAGGATAG
- a CDS encoding methyl-accepting chemotaxis protein has product MTTVNLNISIRAKLWGLVGAACIACLAIAGAGLYLNHQRMYEDRVASLKSLVDIGHSIAEKYEADVVAGKISRDEAQARFKDMLLALKYQGDGYLFSYTYDNFGFAHRNAKVMGKDASGLKDAKGVPILPAMVQIAKQGEGTYLYPWFVNNNGTDETEEKLSYVRGFEPWQIFISTGVTIDDLQTATMGQLWKMLGIVALLALPAIALIALVGQTVSTAIARLSRNMRLLADGDLSVTFPETGRRDEIGAMAQAVQVFKENAATKARLETDQMEYTRRAEQEKHQAMLTMAADFEGSVKNIVDTVASAATEMQASARSLSHAAEDSVRQITAVAAASEQASTNVQTVAVAAEELSASITEIGRQVDTSTRIAEQAVGEAQRTNEAIRSLVDAASEIGQVVELINNIAGQTNLLALNATIEAARAGEAGKGFAVVASEVKALATQTARATEGIQSKVVEIQAATTGAQGAIEAIAKTIGQMNEIATGIASAIEEQNAATQNIAGNITQAARGTEVVSTNIVGVNRVATDTGSAATQVLGASQGLAQEAERLREEVASFIATVRAG; this is encoded by the coding sequence ATGACCACGGTTAATCTCAATATATCTATCCGCGCGAAACTATGGGGTCTTGTCGGTGCGGCCTGCATCGCCTGTCTGGCGATTGCCGGTGCCGGCCTGTACCTGAATCATCAGCGCATGTACGAGGACCGGGTGGCCTCGTTGAAGTCGCTGGTCGACATTGGCCACAGCATCGCAGAAAAGTACGAAGCCGATGTCGTAGCCGGGAAAATCTCGCGCGACGAGGCTCAGGCCCGGTTCAAGGACATGCTGCTGGCGCTCAAATACCAGGGCGACGGTTACCTGTTCTCCTACACCTATGACAATTTTGGCTTCGCGCATCGCAACGCCAAGGTGATGGGCAAGGACGCGTCGGGGCTGAAGGACGCCAAGGGCGTGCCGATCCTGCCGGCCATGGTGCAAATCGCCAAGCAAGGGGAAGGCACCTACCTGTACCCCTGGTTCGTCAACAACAACGGCACCGACGAAACCGAGGAGAAGCTGTCCTACGTCCGCGGCTTCGAACCCTGGCAGATTTTCATCAGCACCGGCGTCACCATCGACGATCTGCAGACCGCGACGATGGGGCAGCTCTGGAAGATGCTGGGGATCGTGGCCCTTCTGGCGTTGCCGGCCATCGCCCTGATCGCTCTGGTCGGCCAGACCGTCAGCACCGCCATCGCGCGGCTGAGCCGCAACATGCGCCTTCTGGCCGATGGCGACCTGTCCGTCACATTTCCGGAAACCGGCCGACGCGACGAGATCGGCGCCATGGCTCAGGCCGTCCAGGTGTTCAAGGAGAACGCCGCGACCAAGGCCCGCCTGGAAACCGATCAAATGGAATACACGCGCCGAGCCGAACAGGAAAAGCATCAGGCAATGCTGACGATGGCCGCCGACTTCGAAGGCAGCGTGAAGAACATCGTCGACACGGTGGCCTCCGCCGCGACGGAGATGCAGGCCTCGGCCCGATCCCTCTCCCACGCGGCGGAAGACAGCGTTCGGCAGATCACCGCAGTGGCCGCCGCGTCCGAACAGGCCTCCACCAACGTTCAGACGGTGGCCGTCGCCGCCGAGGAACTGTCCGCGTCCATCACCGAAATCGGCCGTCAGGTCGACACCTCCACCCGCATCGCCGAGCAGGCGGTGGGCGAGGCGCAGCGGACCAACGAAGCGATCCGCAGCCTGGTGGACGCCGCGAGCGAGATCGGTCAGGTCGTGGAGTTGATCAACAACATCGCCGGCCAGACCAACCTGCTGGCGCTGAACGCCACAATCGAAGCCGCCCGCGCGGGCGAGGCCGGCAAGGGCTTCGCCGTCGTCGCCAGCGAAGTGAAGGCTCTGGCGACGCAGACGGCCCGCGCCACCGAGGGCATTCAGTCCAAGGTCGTGGAGATCCAGGCGGCGACGACCGGCGCGCAGGGGGCGATCGAAGCCATCGCCAAGACCATCGGCCAGATGAACGAGATCGCCACGGGCATCGCCTCGGCCATCGAGGAACAGAACGCGGCGACCCAGAACATCGCCGGCAACATCACCCAGGCGGCTCGCGGCACCGAAGTCGTGTCCACCAACATCGTCGGCGTGAACCGCGTGGCGACCGACACCGGCAGCGCGGCCACCCAGGTGCTGGGCGCTTCGCAGGGCCTCGCCCAGGAGGCGGAGCGCCTTCGCGAAGAGGTCGCGAGCTTCATCGCCACCGTCAGGGCCGGCTGA
- a CDS encoding DUF2948 family protein — MTAITPIRLRAEDEEDLKVVSACLQDAILPVGDMCFQPDEKRFVMVVNRFRWEAADQPRPGPTADDDDLAPYERVHCGVRVEGITGAKLRGFDLKDRGRMLELLSMETVEGGVALHFAGGGCVRLDGPSWRMLVEDLGEPWPTGCKPCHPDETTPDRTA; from the coding sequence ATGACGGCCATCACCCCGATCCGCCTGCGTGCCGAAGACGAGGAGGACCTGAAGGTCGTTTCCGCCTGTCTGCAGGACGCCATCCTGCCGGTCGGCGACATGTGCTTCCAGCCCGACGAGAAGCGGTTCGTCATGGTCGTCAACCGCTTTCGCTGGGAGGCGGCCGACCAGCCACGTCCCGGCCCGACCGCCGACGACGACGATCTGGCTCCCTATGAGCGGGTCCATTGCGGCGTAAGGGTGGAGGGGATAACCGGGGCGAAGCTGCGCGGCTTCGACCTGAAGGACCGCGGCCGGATGCTGGAACTGCTGTCGATGGAGACGGTGGAGGGCGGAGTCGCCCTGCATTTCGCCGGCGGCGGCTGTGTCCGCCTGGACGGACCGTCCTGGCGCATGTTGGTGGAGGATCTGGGCGAGCCCTGGCCCACCGGCTGCAAACCCTGCCATCCCGACGAAACTACTCCCGACCGGACCGCCTGA